One Hyphomicrobium album genomic window carries:
- the rfbD gene encoding dTDP-4-dehydrorhamnose reductase yields MRLLIAGWQGQVARALVEAAPGCPDVTACAVGRAALDICEAKSIERALAGISPTVVINSAAYTAVDKAETDVERAFALNRDGARLLAEAAAKRGIPMIHISSDYVFDGRKYDPYVEEDATSPTTVFGRSKLEGEEAVRAANPRHIILRTSWVFSPGGRNFVKTMLAQASESARVRVVDDQRGSPTYAPHLVTVILELARRLSKPNAVAPWGIYHAANSGTTTWRGFAEEVFKRSAALGGPVAEVDPISSKDYPTPAARPANSQLDCSKLERTFRMRMPSWQDGVADCVLRILRG; encoded by the coding sequence ATGCGTCTGCTGATCGCCGGCTGGCAAGGCCAGGTCGCCCGCGCGCTCGTCGAGGCGGCGCCGGGGTGCCCTGACGTGACGGCCTGCGCCGTCGGCCGCGCGGCGCTCGACATCTGCGAAGCCAAATCGATCGAGCGGGCCCTCGCCGGAATTTCTCCGACCGTCGTGATCAACTCGGCCGCCTACACCGCCGTCGACAAGGCCGAGACCGACGTCGAGCGCGCCTTTGCCCTCAATCGCGACGGCGCGCGCCTGCTTGCCGAGGCCGCCGCCAAGCGCGGCATCCCGATGATCCATATCTCGTCCGACTACGTGTTCGACGGGCGCAAGTACGATCCTTATGTCGAGGAGGATGCGACGTCGCCCACGACCGTCTTCGGCCGCTCGAAGCTCGAAGGCGAAGAGGCGGTGCGCGCCGCCAACCCCAGGCACATCATCCTGCGCACCTCCTGGGTGTTCAGCCCGGGCGGCCGCAACTTCGTGAAGACGATGCTGGCGCAGGCTTCCGAGAGTGCGCGCGTGCGCGTCGTCGACGATCAGCGCGGCAGCCCGACCTACGCCCCGCATCTCGTCACGGTCATCCTCGAACTCGCGCGGCGACTGTCGAAGCCCAATGCGGTCGCGCCGTGGGGCATCTACCACGCCGCCAACTCCGGCACGACGACGTGGCGGGGCTTCGCCGAGGAGGTGTTCAAGCGGTCGGCGGCGCTCGGCGGCCCGGTGGCCGAGGTCGACCCGATCTCCAGCAAGGACTACCCGACGCCCGCAGCGCGCCCCGCCAACTCGCAGCTCGACTGCTCCAAGCTCGAGCGGACCTTCCGCATGCGCATGCCCTCCTGGCAGGACGGCGTCGCCGACTGCGTCCTGCGCATATTGCGGGGATAA
- a CDS encoding outer membrane protein assembly factor BamB family protein, giving the protein MPERHSSSERSGAVVAVGHAGSVLLLEVASGRILWERALTDLPAGSPCEGQPVAVRLVADTVVAACMGHVFALTLEDGSLIWQINRRGRGAGETTLATERD; this is encoded by the coding sequence TTGCCTGAGCGCCACTCATCTTCGGAGCGATCGGGCGCGGTCGTCGCCGTAGGACATGCCGGATCGGTATTGCTGCTCGAGGTCGCCTCGGGGCGCATCTTGTGGGAGCGGGCGCTCACCGACCTGCCCGCCGGCTCGCCGTGCGAGGGCCAGCCGGTCGCCGTGCGCCTCGTCGCCGACACGGTTGTCGCCGCCTGCATGGGTCACGTGTTCGCCCTCACACTTGAGGACGGATCGCTCATCTGGCAGATCAATCGCCGCGGTCGCGGCGCCGGCGAGACGACCCTCGCCACCGAGCGGGACTAG
- a CDS encoding DUF2165 family protein, giving the protein MLVRAAKVLLVLLVGLFSLLVGGDNIVDYGTNYAFVQHVMSMDTVFPNSTLTWRAITSPALHHAAYAAIIAAELLTGILCVLGAWRLWQVRALPAPAFNAAKDVAVAGLVLGFALWFFGFMVVGGEWFQMWQSQTWNGQEAAFRFIGCIGLVLLFLAQKDDELA; this is encoded by the coding sequence ATGCTCGTGCGCGCTGCGAAGGTCCTGCTCGTGCTGCTGGTCGGGCTGTTCTCGCTGCTCGTCGGCGGCGACAACATCGTCGACTACGGCACCAACTACGCCTTCGTGCAGCATGTCATGTCGATGGACACGGTATTCCCCAACTCGACGCTGACCTGGCGCGCCATCACCAGTCCGGCACTGCATCACGCGGCGTATGCCGCGATCATTGCGGCAGAGCTCCTGACCGGCATCCTTTGCGTGCTCGGCGCCTGGCGCTTGTGGCAGGTGCGCGCCCTCCCCGCGCCGGCGTTCAACGCGGCGAAGGACGTCGCCGTCGCCGGTCTCGTCCTCGGCTTCGCGCTGTGGTTCTTCGGCTTCATGGTCGTCGGCGGCGAATGGTTCCAGATGTGGCAGTCGCAAACCTGGAACGGGCAGGAGGCCGCCTTCCGCTTCATCGGCTGCATCGGGCTTGTGCTCCTATTCCTCGCGCAGAAGGACGACGAGCTTGCCTGA
- a CDS encoding MBL fold metallo-hydrolase has translation MANTEKSPAKGLKAAIVPVTPFQQNCTLLWDPETKTGAVVDPGGDLDAIEAAIAEVGMKPEKILLTHGHIDHAGGAAELRERLGGIPIEGPHEHERPLLDNLDKQGDAYGIPARTVSPDRWLADGDTVTVAGHTFDVLHCPGHSPGSVVLVNRPQRFALMGDVLFQGSIGRTDLPMGNHEALMKSIRTKVMALPDEFAFICGHGPTSTIGQERRTNPFIVGDAA, from the coding sequence ATGGCGAATACAGAGAAATCCCCCGCGAAAGGCCTCAAGGCGGCCATCGTCCCGGTGACGCCCTTCCAGCAGAACTGCACGCTGCTGTGGGACCCGGAGACGAAGACGGGCGCCGTCGTCGACCCGGGCGGCGATCTCGACGCCATCGAGGCGGCCATCGCCGAGGTCGGCATGAAGCCGGAGAAGATCCTGCTGACGCACGGCCATATCGATCACGCCGGTGGCGCGGCGGAGCTGCGCGAGCGGCTCGGCGGTATCCCCATCGAAGGCCCGCACGAGCACGAGCGGCCGCTACTCGACAATCTCGACAAGCAGGGCGACGCCTACGGCATCCCGGCGCGCACCGTGTCGCCCGACCGCTGGCTTGCCGACGGCGACACGGTCACAGTCGCCGGACACACGTTCGACGTGCTCCACTGCCCCGGGCATTCGCCGGGTTCGGTGGTGCTGGTCAACCGTCCGCAGCGTTTCGCGCTGATGGGCGACGTGCTCTTCCAGGGATCGATCGGACGCACCGATCTGCCGATGGGCAATCACGAGGCGCTGATGAAGTCGATCCGCACCAAGGTGATGGCGCTGCCCGACGAGTTCGCATTCATTTGCGGGCACGGGCCGACGAGCACCATCGGCCAGGAGCGGCGCACCAACCCGTTCATTGTGGGCGACGCGGCCTAG
- a CDS encoding L,D-transpeptidase, translating to MKKSVVRQLGLPVIVAVAAISAMTATTAAAREGAAFEAAPRDAGEPIMAVVSIKSQNVTFYDADGWILKAPVSTGVKGRETPAGVFAILQKNIDHRSNLYDDAHMPHMQRLTWNGIAMHGGPLPGYAASHGCVRLPFGFASELFDKTRIGMRVIISPEDAPPADFTHASLLVPNADAIAAAPQRAETLAREAADAAKAIDETKKAAKLAAREDGAAKAALRKLERANSSADEDLADAEKAIASAKNGEAKAHEQKLKAADKVGSAGATGAVEIAADAKPADAAKAAAKAERQKASAEADLAAAEKAIASAQSNVAKAEERRLKAAARVAEVGPKFEAAKADAAAKADAAVKAAEAAKAAVTRKTETAKAADEAKLALVPVSIYISRATQKLYVRRNTQKPWSDGGEVFDFSIEVPVTIRDPERPIGTHIFTAMAPGDGGLRWSATTIDHGDEAKNALDRVTIPKEVLDRIAPTALPRSSIIVSDEPLSKETNYRTEFVAVLSNQPQGGFKTRKPTPPLDPWGMYPASGNQWQPGIFNFWDQPSQKRQPAYKQKRGPQGKPFFW from the coding sequence ATGAAAAAATCAGTGGTTCGGCAGTTGGGCCTTCCGGTCATCGTGGCGGTTGCGGCGATCTCGGCAATGACGGCAACGACCGCCGCAGCGAGAGAGGGGGCCGCCTTCGAGGCGGCGCCGCGCGATGCCGGCGAGCCGATCATGGCGGTCGTGTCGATCAAGTCGCAGAACGTCACGTTCTACGACGCCGACGGCTGGATCCTGAAGGCGCCGGTGTCGACGGGCGTCAAGGGACGCGAAACGCCGGCCGGCGTGTTTGCCATTCTGCAGAAGAACATCGACCACCGCTCCAATCTCTATGACGACGCCCACATGCCGCACATGCAGCGCCTGACGTGGAACGGCATCGCCATGCATGGCGGTCCGCTGCCGGGGTATGCTGCTTCGCACGGCTGCGTGCGGTTGCCGTTCGGATTTGCGTCGGAGCTGTTCGACAAGACGCGCATAGGCATGCGGGTGATCATATCGCCGGAAGACGCGCCGCCCGCCGATTTTACGCATGCGTCGCTCCTGGTTCCGAACGCGGACGCCATCGCAGCTGCGCCGCAGCGTGCCGAGACGCTCGCGCGCGAAGCCGCCGATGCGGCCAAGGCGATCGACGAGACGAAGAAGGCGGCCAAGCTGGCGGCGCGCGAGGACGGGGCGGCAAAGGCGGCGCTGCGCAAGCTGGAGAGGGCGAACTCCTCGGCCGACGAGGATCTCGCGGACGCCGAGAAGGCGATCGCCTCCGCGAAGAACGGCGAGGCCAAGGCGCACGAGCAAAAGCTCAAGGCGGCTGACAAGGTCGGAAGCGCAGGTGCGACGGGCGCGGTCGAGATTGCGGCCGATGCCAAGCCGGCCGATGCCGCCAAGGCGGCCGCCAAAGCGGAGCGGCAGAAAGCCTCTGCCGAGGCCGATCTCGCTGCCGCCGAAAAGGCAATCGCCTCCGCACAGTCGAACGTGGCCAAGGCTGAGGAACGGCGGCTCAAGGCCGCTGCCAGGGTCGCTGAGGTAGGCCCCAAATTCGAGGCCGCCAAGGCCGACGCGGCAGCGAAGGCCGATGCCGCGGTGAAGGCCGCCGAGGCTGCCAAGGCGGCCGTAACCCGCAAGACGGAGACGGCAAAGGCGGCGGACGAAGCAAAGCTCGCGCTCGTTCCGGTTTCGATCTACATCAGCCGCGCGACGCAGAAACTCTACGTGCGGCGGAACACGCAAAAGCCGTGGTCGGATGGCGGCGAGGTCTTCGATTTCAGCATCGAGGTGCCGGTCACCATCCGCGACCCCGAGCGGCCGATCGGCACGCATATCTTCACGGCGATGGCGCCCGGCGACGGTGGATTGCGTTGGAGCGCGACCACGATCGACCACGGCGACGAAGCCAAGAACGCGCTCGACCGGGTCACCATTCCGAAAGAGGTGCTCGATCGCATCGCTCCGACCGCGCTGCCGAGGTCCTCGATCATCGTCTCCGACGAGCCGCTGAGCAAAGAGACCAATTATCGTACCGAGTTCGTGGCGGTGCTGAGCAATCAGCCGCAGGGCGGCTTCAAGACGCGCAAGCCCACGCCTCCACTCGATCCGTGGGGAATGTACCCGGCAAGCGGCAATCAGTGGCAGCCCGGCATCTTCAATTTCTGGGACCAGCCCAGTCAGAAGCGGCAACCCGCCTATAAGCAGAAGCGCGGCCCGCAGGGGAAACCATTTTTTTGGTAG
- a CDS encoding dihydrofolate reductase family protein: protein MGKLVFGMNISLDGYVDGLSGNFEMGPPGPKLFRYWIENVRGIAATVYGRRMYEVMRYWDDDHPEWDEPRREFGMVWRELPKWVVSRTLQSVGPNATLIAGDIETQVRELKARTEGTISVAGPELAGLMTKFGLIDQYHLLLRPFVLGQGKPFFHGARPPLRLVSSELVDDETVHLAYEPA from the coding sequence ATGGGCAAACTTGTCTTCGGGATGAACATCTCCCTCGACGGCTATGTCGACGGCCTCTCCGGCAATTTCGAAATGGGGCCGCCCGGTCCCAAGCTGTTTAGGTACTGGATCGAGAATGTACGTGGCATTGCCGCCACCGTGTATGGCCGGCGCATGTACGAGGTCATGCGTTACTGGGACGACGACCACCCGGAATGGGATGAGCCGCGCCGTGAGTTTGGAATGGTTTGGCGTGAACTCCCTAAGTGGGTCGTTTCTCGCACGCTCCAGTCCGTCGGCCCGAACGCTACGCTCATCGCCGGCGATATCGAGACGCAAGTTCGCGAGCTTAAGGCTCGCACGGAAGGGACGATCAGTGTCGCTGGCCCGGAACTCGCAGGCCTTATGACCAAGTTCGGCCTGATCGATCAATACCACCTACTCCTTCGTCCCTTTGTCCTCGGCCAGGGTAAGCCGTTTTTCCACGGGGCTCGCCCGCCCCTTCGGCTGGTATCGAGCGAGTTGGTGGACGACGAGACGGTTCATCTGGCCTACGAACCCGCCTGA
- a CDS encoding glutathione S-transferase family protein, with protein sequence MTITITAFERSPDGGQGLARDTRVRWALEEVGQPYEVRLVSFTAMKEPAHLALHPFGQIPTFEEGDLALFETGAIVFHIAQRHAGLLPDDANARARAITWMFAALSTVEPPILELGSARFLESDKSWSAQRMPLVKDRVRDRLTQLSARLGDADWLDGPFSAGDLMMVSVLLRLKASGLLDEYPNLSAYVARGEARPAYKRAFEAQLAVNKPPAG encoded by the coding sequence ATGACCATCACCATCACCGCCTTTGAACGGTCACCCGATGGCGGCCAGGGACTGGCGCGTGATACGCGCGTTCGCTGGGCGCTGGAGGAAGTGGGCCAACCCTACGAGGTTCGTCTTGTTTCGTTCACGGCGATGAAGGAACCCGCGCATCTGGCGCTGCATCCTTTCGGGCAGATTCCGACCTTTGAGGAAGGCGATCTCGCGCTGTTCGAGACGGGGGCGATCGTGTTCCATATCGCGCAGCGCCATGCGGGTCTGCTGCCAGACGATGCGAATGCCCGGGCGCGCGCGATCACCTGGATGTTCGCCGCGCTCAGCACGGTGGAGCCGCCGATCCTTGAACTCGGAAGCGCCAGGTTTCTGGAGAGCGACAAGTCCTGGTCCGCGCAACGCATGCCTCTCGTCAAGGATCGCGTCCGCGACCGGCTGACACAACTTTCGGCTCGCCTTGGCGATGCCGACTGGCTCGATGGTCCGTTCAGCGCGGGCGACCTGATGATGGTGTCGGTGCTGCTCCGGCTGAAAGCGTCGGGGTTGCTGGACGAATATCCGAACCTCTCCGCCTATGTGGCCCGCGGCGAGGCGCGGCCCGCCTACAAGCGTGCCTTCGAGGCGCAATTGGCGGTCAACAAGCCACCGGCCGGCTGA